A genomic region of Fusarium oxysporum Fo47 chromosome VI, complete sequence contains the following coding sequences:
- a CDS encoding thioredoxin-like protein has product MFRFHKTLDIVTVFHKASSPASVRVANLLKQVSANATSGATLDQASDHSAQTAPIRDQFELNITEDPPTDDQVKTILEYVGSNGIPNVIKGANNEKEALRKFKESKENFIRPVVVDWNNGKAIAGDNESEILKLLKAQK; this is encoded by the exons ATGTTTCGCTTC CATAAGACACTCGATATCGTGACAGTCTTCCACAAGGCCAGCTCTCCGGCATCCGTCAGAGTCGCCAACCTTTTGAAGCAGGTCTCTGCCAATGCCACTTCTGGCGCTACTCTTGACCAAGCGAGTGACCACTCTGCCCAGACGGCACCTATTCGAGACCAGTTTGAGCTCAACATCACCGAAGATCCTCCTACAGACGACCAGGTGAAGACAATTCTGGAATATGTTGGAAGCAACGGTATCCCCAACGTGATCAAGGGCGCAAACAACGAGAAGGAGGCTCTCAGGAAGTTCAAGGAAAGCAAAGAGAACTTCATTCGACCAGTG GTTGTGGATTGGAATAATGGCAAGGCCATTGCGGGCGACAACGAGTCTGAGATCCTCAAGCTTCTGAAAGCACAGAAGTAA